In Thermofilum pendens Hrk 5, the sequence CCTGTACACACGCGCCGCTATCAGGTCGTGGTACCTCGCGAGCACCCTAGCCACGTCCTTTACGGGCTCTCCCCTCGCTAGCTGAAGCTCGCTCGAAGAGTAGCTTACAGGGAACGCTCCAAGCTCGTACGCCGCTACGGTGAACGAAGCCCTGGTACGCGTAGACGGCTTCTCGAAAATCATCGCCACGCTTCTACCGTTCAACAGGTTGAGCCTCTTCAGACCCAGCTTCCTCAGCTTCTTGAGCAAAACGGCGTCACGGATAAGGGATTCTATCTCGTCAGCCGCGTAGTCCCGAAGCGTCAACAGGTGGAGCACACCGCTCATGCCGACCAAGCATCTTTACGCACGCACCCTTTAAACTTTTTACAACTCCTTGCGAGGAAATCTATAATATCGGGCCCGAAGACCGAAAACCCTGACCAGGCATGTGGTCCATGCTCTACCTGCTCAGAAACAACCCGGAGAAGCTCATAGAAAACATGAAAGCGCGCTTCATGGATCCCTCCCTAGTTGAAAACGCGATAAAACTCGACGTCGAGTGGAGGGCGAAGAAAAAGGAGTACGACGAGCTAAAGCACAGGCTGAACGAAGTATCCGCCAAGGTGAGAAGCTCTACTGGGCAGGAAAGAGAGAAGCTCATCCTCGAAGCCAGGGAGCTCAGCTCCAAGGTAAGCCTGCTCGAGAAGGAGCTCGCAGAGCTGGAGGCTAAGCGCGAGCTAGCTCTAAGGCGGCTACCGAACGTCATACACGAGAGCGTGCCGATAGGCCCCGACGAGACATTTAACAAGCCCGTGCGGTACTGGGGTAGACCCAAGGTTTTCCGCGAGCACCTGGAGGGCTTCCTCAAGGAGACGAAGGAGAAGGGCTTCGTGGTAGACTACGAAGTCCTGGACTGGAAGCCGCTCGGGCACGCGGAGTTCCTCGAGAGTAAAGGTCTAACCAATACCTTGAAGGCTGCGGAAGTAGCCGGTGCCCGGTTCTACTACATGTTCAACGACTTGGTCTGGCTCGCCATAGCCTTGGAGCTCTACGCCCTAGAATACCTGGCAGGCAAAGGCTTCACCATACTCCTGCCACCCCTCATGCTGAGACGCGAGATCCTGGAGGGCGTAGTAAGCTTCGACGACTTCAAGGACATGATATACAAGATCGACGGAGAGGACCTCTACCTAATAGGAACCGCCGAGCACCCCATAGCAGCGCTACACGCCGGCGAGGTTTTAGCCGAGAAGGAGTTACCGCTCCTCTACGCCGGTGTAAGCGAGTCTTTCAGGAAGGAGGCGGGCGCTCACGGAAAAGACACTAAGGGAATTTTCCGTGTCCACCACTTTGAGAAGGTGGAGCAGTTCGTCTTCTCCCACCCGGACGAGTCCTGGGAGTGGCACGAGAAGCTCATCAGGAACGCCGAAGAGCTCTGGCAGGGTCTCGAGATACCGTACAGAATCGTCAACATAGCGTCCGGCGACCTGGGCGTCGTAGCAGCTAAGAAGTACGACCTAGAGGCTTGGATGCCTGCCCAGGGGAAATACCGGGAAATGGTCTCCTGTAGCAACTGCACGGATTGGCAAAGCTACAGGCTTAACATAAGGTACGCCGAGGTTAGGGGCGGCCCCTCCAAGGGCTACGTACACACGCTCAACAGCACAGCTCTAGCGATTCAAAGAACCATCACGGCGATAGTCGAGAACCACCAGACCCCCGACGGCTACGTAAAAGTGCCTAAAGCCCTCCACAAGTACCTCGAACCCTTCGAGAACCACTTCAGGGTCCTGGTGCTCAAGTAACGCGTAGAGCAGAGATATCCTCAAGCCCTGTTGAAAAGAGAAAGATTAATAGATACGAAAACGCTGTAGCACATTGATGCTGTATGAGCACGCGCCCTGAGGAGGCAGGAAACATCAAAGTAGGCTCCTTCATAGTAATAGACGGCGAGCCGTGCAAAGTAGTCGAAGTAGAGAAAAGCAAGACAGGCAAGCACGGATCGGCAAAGGCCAGGATTGTCGGGATAGGGTTCTTCGACGGCGGCAAGAGAAGCATAGTCGTGCCCACAGACGCGAGGGTAGAGGTACCCATAATCAAGAAATTCACCGCGCAGGTAGTGGCTTTCGTTGGCGACAACGTACAGCTAATGAACCTAGAGGACTACTCAACATTTGAAATTCCGATGCCCCAAGAGGAGGAGATAAAGTCCAAGCTAAGCGAAGGCGTAGAGGTAGAAGTCTGGGAGGTCATGGGTAGACACAAGATCATGAGGGTACGTGCCTAGGCACGGTAGAGCACGTGATGAGCCAGGCAGAGGAGAGCCTCCTGCGATGACCGAGATCTTGAGTGCTGATGGCACCCAGAAGGAGTGTTTGTGCACGAGAGGCGTAGTGGGAGGGACTTTTTCTCTTCTTCACAGGGGTCATCGTAGGCTTCTGCGTTTCGCGCTTCTCTGTTCGCAGGAGCTCCTGGTCGGCGTTACCAGCGACGAGTACGTCAAGGAACGTGGAAAAAGCCACCCGGTGGAGCCTTACGAGGTTAGAGCCCTCTCCGTGCTGACCTTCCTTAAGACCGTGGACCCTTCGCGCCCAGTAGCCATAGTGCCTATAGACGACGAATACGGGCCCGCTACTAGCGATCCTTGCGCTGATTGCATCTTTGTAAGCGAGGAAACGTTTCCCGGGGCTGTTAAAGTAAACATGCTGAGAAGGCTCCGCGGCCTCCCGCCTTTAAAGATATTCGCGGTAGAGCTCGTAACTGTGGAAGGCGTGCGGTTATCGAGCACGTACCTATGGGAGCGGTTGCAGAGGAAGAGAGGCTCCGCGCGCACCGAGTAGTCGCCCCGGAGGGCACTCCCTATCGTTGTCTCGCGCGTGCAAGCTTTCTGCGCAAAGCCTCTGCCGCTACAGCCATCAGTAACACCCACGTGAACAGGAGGAGGACTCCGAGGAGCCCTCTCACGAGGCTGTTCGCCACCTTTAGGGCTACGTTCTCGACTATCAGCAGGAAAGCGATGAGCTCTAGCCATGCCAGTAGCACTAGAGAGGACAACACTACGACGGCTCTAACTTTTCCTGAAATGACACCCACGCGCATCACCTTGGCGTCAATACGTACGACGCGACTGCGAGCACAGCGGCGACGACCTCGACCGCGATGTACACCTTCGCGACTTCTTTTTCCGTCATGGGTCCGCCTACGCTCAGGATCAGGCGTGTAAGGGTTAGCGGGGCTTTGGGGTCGTCGCTTGCCTTTAAGATACCGTTCTCCACCCGTATAGGCCTAGCCTTGACCTCTCTGTGCTCGCGTAGCCCCCTAAAGCTTACGACGACGAAGAAGCCGTTGAGTATGTGGGGCAGTAGTAGCGTTAGCACGACGAATTCTAGGTGGAAGACCACCGCTATGGCTCCCAGGAGCCCACCGATGAACAGGCTTCCGCTGTCCCCGTTGAACACCCTGGCTGGGTACGCGTTGAAGGGGTAGTAGGCCAGGAGTATTGCCACCGCTACGAGTGCTATCACTAGGAGAAGGCCGTCACCCGACAGGGCGCCGATGACTGCTAGCGCAGCAAAGGCTACGAGGGCGGTTCCGGGCACTATGCCGTTGAGTACGTCGAGCATGTTTACGACGTTGGCGGAGCCTGCTATGGAGATCGGGAAGAGAACCCAGTATATCACGGTCATCCTCATCCTACCGATTATGGGGACTACCGGCCTTCCCCAGTCTATAGCCGCGGGGTACGTCAGGGCGACTACGAGTATGGGTATTATCGAGAGGGCAGTGAGAAAGGTCTTGAGCACCCCCTTTAAAACCAGCTTGTCGTCCAGTAGGCCTACCGCGAAGCAGAGAGCCGACGTTGCCAGTACGGCTAGAAGCTTCACCTTCTCGGAGAAACCCAGCCCTCCGAAGGCTATCAGCAGAGAAAAGGAGAGTAGAAAGCCCAGGAAGAGGATAACCCCTCCGCTGTGCGCCACGAGGGGGTTACCGGGTTTATGCGCGTCCGGTCTTCTAAGCCCCGCCTTGAAAAGTGCCCGGATAAGGCTCGGCGCCGATAACCTTACGACCAGGTATCCGAGAATGGAGGAAGCAACGCCGTACACGAGGTAGTCTGGATACGCCACCCCGAGCCACCCCTCACGCGATACCGGCCTCGTGCGCCAAGTAGCCTAAGATCAAAGGCAGTATCACCGTTACGTCTCCTGGAACCGTTACGTGCCTAGCCTCGGGCTTGATCTTCCCCCACGATACCGCCTCCCTGGTCCTAGCGCCGCTGAGGCTCCCGTCCCACTCGGGGGTAGACGTTATCTGTACGGCGTAGTCGAGCCCTCCCCTGAACTGCGCCCACCATATCAAGTGGTGCTTGGATATCCCGCCGCCGAGCATCAACCCTGCGAGCTTCTCGGCCTCGTACATGTAGTCGGCTATCCTCCTCTCATCGGAGATGAGATCCAGCTCCACGAACCTAGCCGTGCTCGACGCCCTAGCCTTATCGTTAAACGTGACTATCGCCGTGCCGAAGGCCGAGTCGAGAACCCCCGGCGAGACCAGAAGCCTGCCCTTCTCGTACACCGCCCTGAGTATCGACAGCTCGTCGCGAAGCCTTTTCCCGCTTTCCACTGCTAGCTCGGAGGGGCTCCAGCTAGACTTTAAGGCTGAGAGTTCCTCGAGCATCTCGTGGGTAAACCGCTCTATCGGGGGCCCGTAGTTCTCAACCGGTATCAGTATGTTCCCGAGCCTGTGGATGCCCAGCTCCTTCAGGAAAACGTCGTCGATCTCGAAGCGCCCCACGTAGTACTTGTGCCCAGTGCCCCTGGCGATATCGTGGTCGAAAGTACCCCCCGTAGTAACCACTAGGTCCAGCAGACCCCTTCGGATAGAGTCCGCTATGAGCCCTCTAAGCCCCGTAGCTACGAGGTTCGCGGGGAAAGCCACGGCTATCCTACCGCCGCCAGAGTATGCCTCCCAGAGTAGCTCGGCGGCCTCGACGATGTACCGCGCCGAGAAGCCCCCGAGCCTCCTATACGACTTCAACACCTTAACGGAGCACTCCGAGACGTCGGCGAGCCTTAAATCCTCCACAGCCTCCCCTAGAAGCGAGGCGCGGATCTTCTCCTTCTCCATGGCTCAAGCCCCTCTCGCACCCTACCTGACCTTTACGCTGTACGCTCCTTTTTGCTTTAACGAGAGCAGTTTAGCGGCCTCCGACTTTTCCGGGTCAATGACCGCTACGAACCCATCCCAGTCGTCGGTAAACTCCCTGGAACCGCACACAGGGCAAACATCCACAGAGTCTTCTACCAGGGCTTTACACTTTACACAAGCCTTTAACGGTAGTCTACGCTTTGCCGGCACCCTGGCCACCCGCCTTACTCTTCTCTATCATTTCCATGATGAACTCTCTTTTGCCCAGGTAGGGTTGCCGCATGGTCAGCCTGATCTTCAACTGACCCCTCTGCTCATCGTAGCTTACACCGACAACCCTCCCCCTCACCACGTCGCCCTTCCTAATCGTCCGGGTACCTTTCTCGTCCTGGATGATGACTACGCCGTTCTCCCTATCGTAGGTTATGTTCCTGGAGGGGTATATCTGCGACTTGTGCACAAAGCCCTCCACGGGGCCTAGCCGGACCGTCAGCCCGATATTCTCCACCAAGTCAACCTCGCCTTCGACAACCTCGTTGTTTACAGGGCTAAAAACGAGCGCCGTAAACCTTGCCTCGTGGTAGCTCGCCCCGTCGCCCCACGTCAGAAAACCTTCCTCCGAGACCTCAGCATCGAGTATGGAGATAACGAGCCCGACGCCTTGTACTACGCGTCCCTCGAAGCTTTCCTTTAGAATTTCCAGTGAAGCCTCTTTCAACGGCTGTCCAAACAGCCTGGGCGGTATCCTTATCACATCGGCAAACTCTACTAACTTATACACAAGCCAATTCGAAGAACGCGCAGTAAAAAAGATTACGCATCGCGCGGAGGAGGCCGGGACGCCTTTCCCTGGTGGTCTCATGCTTTAGCGCCTTGGTCCCCCAGCTTTCTGAGCGCCTCCTCTCTCGCCTTCTTTAGGCGTTCCAGGAGGCGCTCTACGCTCGGGCCTTACTGAATGATCGAGAGGTATAGCTTCGCGCGCTGGAAGAGCCTGTGTGCACGTGAGGCGCGCGCCGCTGGAGTCTAGGATAGGATAGAAAAACATAATTCACTCCTGGTGTTATTAGTTATGCCCGGCGGGAAAGCCCCGGGGGGCTAGCCCTCCCCTGTAACCACAAACGGGCTTAGGGTGGGGGGCGTCAACCTCCGGGGGCGCCCGGCCTTCCCTATGGGTGCCCGGGTCGCCAGATGATGCCCGTGCCCACGGGACGCCTCGTCCGTGCACGGCTCCTCGTAGGAGGAGGCCGAGCACGGTAGAGGCCGAACCGGGTTAGGCCCGGGAGGGAGCGGCCCTAAGGCCTCCGAGGCGTGTTCGTGGATTCGCGGGCGGATGTAGCGGCCCGGGAGAGCCCATGGGGTGCGGGCCGGGCCACCCTGGAGGGATGCCGCCGGGCATTACTACCCGTTCTCTCGTGGATCGAACCTCTTTTTAGAGGGTTTCGTCAAAAATATGAGCTTGTGTAACGTAGCATAGTGGGGGCCGAGTGGTCCGGCGGGCGGCCGCCGGCCTACCCCGGCGACGGGGTAGGCTGAGGAACCCCCTCCCACCGCGGCCCCGCAACCGCGTAAGCGGGTCGGCGAGACGCCGAGGACCGGC encodes:
- the serS gene encoding serine--tRNA ligase, giving the protein MWSMLYLLRNNPEKLIENMKARFMDPSLVENAIKLDVEWRAKKKEYDELKHRLNEVSAKVRSSTGQEREKLILEARELSSKVSLLEKELAELEAKRELALRRLPNVIHESVPIGPDETFNKPVRYWGRPKVFREHLEGFLKETKEKGFVVDYEVLDWKPLGHAEFLESKGLTNTLKAAEVAGARFYYMFNDLVWLAIALELYALEYLAGKGFTILLPPLMLRREILEGVVSFDDFKDMIYKIDGEDLYLIGTAEHPIAALHAGEVLAEKELPLLYAGVSESFRKEAGAHGKDTKGIFRVHHFEKVEQFVFSHPDESWEWHEKLIRNAEELWQGLEIPYRIVNIASGDLGVVAAKKYDLEAWMPAQGKYREMVSCSNCTDWQSYRLNIRYAEVRGGPSKGYVHTLNSTALAIQRTITAIVENHQTPDGYVKVPKALHKYLEPFENHFRVLVLK
- a CDS encoding translation initiation factor IF-5A; amino-acid sequence: MSTRPEEAGNIKVGSFIVIDGEPCKVVEVEKSKTGKHGSAKARIVGIGFFDGGKRSIVVPTDARVEVPIIKKFTAQVVAFVGDNVQLMNLEDYSTFEIPMPQEEEIKSKLSEGVEVEVWEVMGRHKIMRVRA
- a CDS encoding phosphopantetheine adenylyltransferase codes for the protein MTEILSADGTQKECLCTRGVVGGTFSLLHRGHRRLLRFALLCSQELLVGVTSDEYVKERGKSHPVEPYEVRALSVLTFLKTVDPSRPVAIVPIDDEYGPATSDPCADCIFVSEETFPGAVKVNMLRRLRGLPPLKIFAVELVTVEGVRLSSTYLWERLQRKRGSARTE
- a CDS encoding MraY family glycosyltransferase, with the protein product MAYPDYLVYGVASSILGYLVVRLSAPSLIRALFKAGLRRPDAHKPGNPLVAHSGGVILFLGFLLSFSLLIAFGGLGFSEKVKLLAVLATSALCFAVGLLDDKLVLKGVLKTFLTALSIIPILVVALTYPAAIDWGRPVVPIIGRMRMTVIYWVLFPISIAGSANVVNMLDVLNGIVPGTALVAFAALAVIGALSGDGLLLVIALVAVAILLAYYPFNAYPARVFNGDSGSLFIGGLLGAIAVVFHLEFVVLTLLLPHILNGFFVVVSFRGLREHREVKARPIRVENGILKASDDPKAPLTLTRLILSVGGPMTEKEVAKVYIAVEVVAAVLAVASYVLTPR
- a CDS encoding deoxyhypusine synthase, giving the protein MEKEKIRASLLGEAVEDLRLADVSECSVKVLKSYRRLGGFSARYIVEAAELLWEAYSGGGRIAVAFPANLVATGLRGLIADSIRRGLLDLVVTTGGTFDHDIARGTGHKYYVGRFEIDDVFLKELGIHRLGNILIPVENYGPPIERFTHEMLEELSALKSSWSPSELAVESGKRLRDELSILRAVYEKGRLLVSPGVLDSAFGTAIVTFNDKARASSTARFVELDLISDERRIADYMYEAEKLAGLMLGGGISKHHLIWWAQFRGGLDYAVQITSTPEWDGSLSGARTREAVSWGKIKPEARHVTVPGDVTVILPLILGYLAHEAGIA
- the spt4 gene encoding transcription elongation factor subunit Spt4, which encodes MPAKRRLPLKACVKCKALVEDSVDVCPVCGSREFTDDWDGFVAVIDPEKSEAAKLLSLKQKGAYSVKVR
- a CDS encoding DNA-directed RNA polymerase, which encodes MYKLVEFADVIRIPPRLFGQPLKEASLEILKESFEGRVVQGVGLVISILDAEVSEEGFLTWGDGASYHEARFTALVFSPVNNEVVEGEVDLVENIGLTVRLGPVEGFVHKSQIYPSRNITYDRENGVVIIQDEKGTRTIRKGDVVRGRVVGVSYDEQRGQLKIRLTMRQPYLGKREFIMEMIEKSKAGGQGAGKA